The genome window GTTCAGCAGCTCCGCGAGCGCCCATTGCAAAGCCACACTTGTTGTATCAGTTCCTCCCAAGAACAGATCCtgttaaatataaatatttttcgactattattttggaAACTTCCTTTCAAACAGGGCCTCGAGAGGCAACCCATGGAAGTACTGCTAGGTAGGGAGCGAGCTCCTACTTCACTGAAAGTCTGATGAAAATGGGGGGCCCCTTACTTAAGATTCAATTCATAAGGCTAACTTTATATTGTTGAGGCTTCGGGCGGACGACTATTTAAGTTAAtttctataaataaataaaagaaccaTCAACTGAACCTAGCATTTTTTTAGATAGAGCATAGGTATATATATGCGTGAAAAGTCACTAAATTTTCAACTATTATTAAAATTTCAACCATAAAGGTTGAACACATCAAATTTAAGTCGTGGATCCATCTTTATGAAGAGATGATTCTTACCAAGAAAAGACCCTTGATGCCATTTCTAGTGAGCTTCATCTCAGTGCTTGTATCATCTGCAATTTCCAGAAGAATATCCATCATATCTTTCCTGTCTTTACTTCCAGCGTGCCTTTTGTCTTCGTGTTTCTCGATGATCCCATCCATAAACTTATCAAACCTAAGCAACAAAGCTTTGACCTTTCTTCCAGCTCCAAGAAGATCATATTTCTTCAAAGGACCAAACACTTCACCTAAGCTCAATTGCCCTGAAAGTAATGTTATTCCCTTAGCGATTTCTCTTATCTCCGCGCTCTCATTGACATTAGTTGAGGTTCTGGTGCTCATAGTCAGCCTACAAATAAGATTATTTGTCATAGCCATAAGTTGATTTCCAACATCACAAGCCTCCCCTTGTTCTGAACACTCCGTGAAAAATTCCAACAATTTCATCATTTCCTCCTTCCTAACATCAGCAAATTTAGTTATCTGCTGAGGGGAGAGAATCTCTGTCATACAAATTTTCTTCATAAAAATCCAATACTTGGTATAATCCAAAGTGGAAAACAAGGTGTCTTTGTAAATTTGGTACTCTGATGAGCCAAATTCTGGCCTAGCAGCAAAATTGACATCATTAGTCTTAAAAATTTCTTTTGCTATGGCGCCATTTGACACTATATATGACGATGATGCACCAGCACGGATCAACATGAATGGCCCATAGCGCAATGCTAATTTCTGAAAGGATTGGTGTAACACTGAACCAAGAAGATACATATGACCGATGATTGGTAATGCTAACGGGCTAGGAGGTTGATGTTGGATTTTCTTGTTTGATTGTTTGAGATTCTTGATAAATGATTGAACTATTATTAGAGCAGATACTAAGCAGATGATTAACAAAAGCAAAGTATTCATTGCCATGGCTGCTAATTATGAGATGATTTACACTTTTAACTTCTGTGTTAATTTTATAGACGCAAGGCCTAAAGTATTTTGGAAAATTGGAACGACTTTGTAATCAAGTAGGGTGAGAggaataaaatgcaaaaaaaataaaaaaataaaaaaataaaaaataaatatatatatatatatatacaccaacCACAAGGAAACAATAGATTCCACCCATA of Nicotiana tomentosiformis chromosome 7, ASM39032v3, whole genome shotgun sequence contains these proteins:
- the LOC104117252 gene encoding 3,9-dihydroxypterocarpan 6A-monooxygenase-like translates to MAMNTLLLLIICLVSALIIVQSFIKNLKQSNKKIQHQPPSPLALPIIGHMYLLGSVLHQSFQKLALRYGPFMLIRAGASSSYIVSNGAIAKEIFKTNDVNFAARPEFGSSEYQIYKDTLFSTLDYTKYWIFMKKICMTEILSPQQITKFADVRKEEMMKLLEFFTECSEQGEACDVGNQLMAMTNNLICRLTMSTRTSTNVNESAEIREIAKGITLLSGQLSLGEVFGPLKKYDLLGAGRKVKALLLRFDKFMDGIIEKHEDKRHAGSKDRKDMMDILLEIADDTSTEMKLTRNGIKGLFLDLFLGGTDTTSVALQWALAELLNHPKAIKKLQQEIDRIVGVKNRLVEDSDIQNLPYLQAVVKETLRLHPSLPLVFRKCREDCVINGYKILKDSRLVVSLYAVNRDSNAWADADEFVPERYLNLNENLAIEPDELEAIKDGQNFCYVPFGGGRRGCPGAGLAAAVLHRTLGAMIQCFDWIIKDAETLNMEQGAGFSAAMVYPLVCYPVMRVKKDSLVHKAFCVRMGSGEGLHSEECDVGSLATLIQTSVAGSKT